A window of the Terriglobia bacterium genome harbors these coding sequences:
- a CDS encoding alpha-amylase — protein sequence MRTTPTFEFHVARAARDLYQFDDALFSLTGNVVFANLAASREFARKMTLARDAERHPERSVYPGALNAMGLIDEALHLVAALYRQQRDPAAMRDALTWFEARLGRTKLDRALLGFADHFPTVAVYRGERTAQQWLADATGGVPHRAVALEELMMLWLANENPAFRPFGELFDDDLLATTTAYANITAALRDYFETRPRFGPDNQNLVDMLRAPALASPDSLAGQLAYIREKWTPLLGDFIARLLTALDLLKEEEIAVWLRFHPPGAHFGGGLTTGDSSAAAVPHFHDHEYERFSQDVEWMPRTVMLAKTIHVWLHQLCIQYRRLINRLDQVPDEELDLLARRGFNALWLIGVWERSRASQRIKQLTGNPEAAASAYSLLDYTIAEELGGEAAFLNLRDRAWARGIRMASDMVPNHMGIDSRWMIQHPDWFLSLPYSPFPSYTFNGPDLSSDGRVEIKIEDHYYNRSDAAVVFRRLDRWSGDARYIYHGNDGTSFPWNDTAQLDYLKPEVREGVIQTILHVARLFPIIRFDAAMTLTKQHYQRLWFPQPGTGGAIPSRAEHGLSKADFDRAMPNEFWRELVDRVAAEVPGTLLLAEAFWLLEGYFVRTLGMHRVYNSAFMNMMRDEENANYRSVIKNTLEFDPEVLKRYVNFMNNPDERTAVDQFGKGDKYFGVCTLMATLPGLPMFGHGQIEGYAERYGMEYRRAYRDELPDPWLVARHEREISPLLHRRALFAEVGEFLLFDFYTDQGHVNEDVFAYSNRLGDERALVVYLNRYSNTSGWIRSSCAYAEKTPGGKRLRQRTLGEAFGLSHDRRMFAACRDAVTGLEYLHHAPELAGKGLRIEIEAYKCHVFLDWRDIRDDGKRPWGALCGMLNGRGVPSLEDALHALELKPIHDALRSLLEPALARGFADGAGVPRTGKDGTGKLFEHASRCVRALFEESRRYATGGAADAAGLELARGWEGDPAVALRRFQDHLEAALALPGLQRHFSTPWPADASAVLPAAGAAPAESTPIWGAILAWCSLEALGSLRDAADPTHAAAEIFDALRLREPMAEAFSALGFAGEERWRAAARVRAALGHASWAPGAEAAPSRSTAPFSWVHDPDVAWLIGVHEHEGVRYFNKEAFERLLWWMALPAMLRIASTPTPDLGRLRELERELQVRTRAAADAGYRVEVLLERS from the coding sequence ATGAGAACCACTCCGACATTCGAGTTCCACGTCGCACGGGCGGCGCGCGATCTCTACCAGTTCGACGACGCCCTCTTCTCCCTGACCGGGAACGTCGTTTTCGCCAACCTGGCGGCGAGCCGGGAGTTCGCCCGAAAGATGACCCTGGCGCGCGACGCGGAGCGCCATCCGGAGCGCAGCGTCTATCCCGGCGCGCTGAATGCGATGGGACTCATCGATGAGGCCCTGCACCTGGTCGCGGCTCTCTACCGCCAGCAGCGCGACCCTGCCGCCATGCGGGACGCGCTCACCTGGTTCGAGGCGCGGCTCGGCCGTACGAAACTGGACCGCGCGCTGCTCGGCTTCGCCGACCACTTCCCCACCGTGGCCGTGTACCGCGGCGAGCGCACCGCTCAGCAGTGGCTTGCGGACGCCACCGGCGGCGTCCCGCACCGCGCCGTCGCCCTGGAAGAACTGATGATGCTCTGGCTGGCGAACGAGAATCCCGCGTTCCGGCCTTTCGGAGAATTATTCGACGACGACCTGCTGGCCACTACGACGGCCTATGCCAACATCACGGCTGCGCTGCGCGATTATTTCGAGACTCGCCCGCGCTTCGGCCCCGACAACCAGAACCTGGTGGACATGCTTCGCGCCCCCGCGCTGGCTTCACCCGATTCGCTTGCCGGCCAGCTTGCCTACATCCGCGAAAAATGGACGCCGCTGCTGGGCGACTTCATCGCCCGCCTGCTCACCGCGCTCGATCTCCTGAAGGAAGAAGAGATCGCGGTCTGGCTGCGCTTCCATCCGCCGGGAGCGCACTTTGGCGGGGGCCTGACGACCGGGGACTCGAGCGCCGCCGCTGTCCCCCATTTCCACGACCACGAATACGAGCGCTTCAGCCAGGACGTCGAGTGGATGCCGCGCACGGTGATGCTGGCAAAAACCATCCATGTCTGGCTTCATCAGCTCTGCATCCAGTACCGCCGGCTGATCAACCGCCTGGACCAGGTCCCGGACGAAGAGCTCGACCTTCTGGCGCGCCGCGGCTTCAATGCTTTGTGGCTGATCGGCGTCTGGGAGCGCAGCCGCGCCTCGCAGCGCATCAAGCAACTCACCGGAAATCCCGAGGCCGCGGCCTCGGCCTACTCGCTGCTCGATTACACCATCGCAGAAGAACTCGGCGGCGAGGCCGCATTCCTCAATCTGCGCGACCGCGCCTGGGCGCGCGGCATCCGCATGGCCAGCGACATGGTCCCCAACCACATGGGCATCGATTCCCGCTGGATGATCCAGCATCCGGACTGGTTCCTCTCGCTGCCCTATAGCCCGTTCCCCTCCTACACCTTCAACGGGCCGGATCTGTCGAGCGACGGCCGCGTCGAGATCAAGATCGAGGACCACTACTACAACCGCAGCGACGCCGCCGTCGTCTTCCGCCGTCTGGACCGCTGGAGCGGCGATGCCCGCTACATCTATCACGGCAACGACGGCACCAGCTTTCCCTGGAACGACACCGCGCAGCTCGACTACCTGAAGCCGGAAGTGCGCGAGGGGGTCATCCAGACGATCCTTCACGTCGCCCGGCTGTTCCCCATCATTCGCTTCGATGCCGCCATGACGCTGACCAAGCAGCACTACCAGCGCCTGTGGTTCCCCCAGCCGGGCACCGGCGGGGCCATCCCCTCGCGCGCCGAGCACGGCCTGAGCAAGGCGGACTTCGACCGCGCCATGCCCAACGAGTTCTGGAGGGAACTGGTGGACCGCGTGGCCGCCGAGGTCCCGGGCACTTTGCTTCTGGCCGAGGCGTTCTGGCTGCTGGAAGGTTACTTCGTGCGCACCCTCGGCATGCATCGCGTGTACAACAGCGCCTTCATGAACATGATGCGCGACGAGGAGAACGCCAACTATCGCAGCGTCATCAAGAACACACTGGAGTTCGATCCCGAGGTGCTCAAGCGCTACGTCAATTTCATGAACAACCCCGACGAGCGCACCGCCGTGGACCAGTTCGGAAAAGGCGACAAGTATTTCGGCGTCTGCACCCTCATGGCCACCCTGCCCGGCCTGCCCATGTTCGGGCACGGCCAGATCGAGGGCTATGCCGAACGCTACGGCATGGAGTATCGCCGCGCCTATCGCGACGAGTTGCCCGATCCGTGGCTGGTCGCGCGCCACGAGCGCGAGATCTCGCCCCTGCTCCACCGCCGCGCCCTCTTCGCCGAGGTCGGCGAGTTCCTGCTCTTCGACTTTTACACCGACCAGGGCCACGTCAACGAAGACGTCTTCGCCTACTCCAACCGCCTGGGCGACGAGCGCGCGCTGGTCGTTTATCTCAACCGCTACTCCAACACGAGCGGCTGGATCCGGTCCTCCTGCGCCTACGCCGAGAAGACGCCGGGCGGCAAGCGTCTGCGCCAGCGCACGCTGGGCGAAGCGTTCGGCCTCTCCCACGATCGGCGAATGTTCGCCGCCTGCCGCGACGCAGTCACCGGCCTCGAGTACTTGCACCACGCTCCCGAGCTCGCCGGGAAAGGCCTGCGCATCGAGATCGAAGCCTACAAGTGCCACGTCTTTCTCGACTGGCGCGATATCCGTGACGACGGCAAGCGTCCCTGGGGCGCTTTGTGCGGCATGCTCAACGGACGCGGTGTTCCCAGCCTCGAGGACGCACTGCACGCGCTCGAGCTCAAGCCCATTCACGACGCCCTGCGCTCGCTTCTGGAGCCCGCTCTGGCCAGAGGCTTCGCCGATGGCGCCGGCGTTCCCAGGACTGGGAAAGACGGGACTGGCAAGCTGTTCGAGCACGCCTCCCGCTGTGTGCGCGCCCTGTTCGAGGAGTCGCGCCGCTATGCGACGGGTGGCGCGGCCGATGCGGCCGGCCTTGAGCTGGCGCGAGGATGGGAGGGCGACCCCGCGGTCGCGCTCCGCCGCTTCCAGGATCACCTCGAAGCGGCCCTGGCGCTGCCCGGGCTGCAGCGCCATTTCTCCACGCCCTGGCCGGCAGACGCCTCCGCTGTCCTGCCGGCCGCGGGCGCCGCACCGGCTGAATCCACTCCGATCTGGGGCGCTATCCTCGCATGGTGTTCTCTGGAGGCGCTCGGCTCACTGCGGGACGCAGCCGACCCCACCCACGCCGCCGCGGAGATCTTCGATGCGCTGCGCCTGCGCGAGCCCATGGCGGAAGCTTTCTCCGCGCTCGGTTTCGCGGGCGAGGAGCGCTGGCGCGCGGCCGCCCGTGTCCGTGCCGCCCTGGGGCATGCCTCCTGGGCCCCGGGGGCCGAGGCGGCGCCTTCCCGCTCCACCGCGCCTTTCAGTTGGGTCCACGATCCCGACGTCGCGTGGCTGATCGGTGTCCACGAGCACGAGGGCGTTCGCTACTTCAATAAGGAAGCGTTTGAGCGCTTGCTGTGGTGGATGGCCCTGCCGGCGATGCTGCGGATCGCATCGACTCCCACACCGGATCTGGGAAGATTGCGCGAACTCGAGCGCGAGTTGCAGGTGCGTACGCGCGCGGCCGCCGATGCGGGCTATCGCGTCGAAGTCCTTCTCGAGCGTAGCTGA